GCAAGGCTCCGGTCGCGGTTCACCAAAGCCCGGACCACCACCCGGTCGATCGCGCGCACCGCCCGCAGCAGCACCTTCACGTCCCCTCCTCGTCTGCCACCCGCCCGGCCCTCTGAGCCGTACGCAACGGGACAGTAGAGCGGTTACACGAGCAACCTCCCCCCAGCTGACACTGCTACGCGCGTGGTTCCCGTGACGAATGGGCCGTGATAGACACAGCCGGGTCACAGTTCCTGTCCGCCAGCAGGAGGTTGCCCCATGTCTGAAGCACGTACCGCACGTACCGCTCAGTCCCCCGCAACACGACGTCAGGTCCTCGCGCGCAGCGGCGCTTCCGTCGCCGCCATCGCCTTCGCCGGAAGCCTCTCCGAGCTCTTCGCGGGCACGGCCGCCGCGCAGAGCCTCGGCAACAAGGGCTACGGCCCGCTGGTGCCCGACCCCGCCGGGCTGCTCGACCTGCCCGCGGGGTTCCGCTACAAGGTCCTCTCACGCGAGGGCGACCCGCTGCGCTCCGGCGAGGGCAAGGTGCCCAGCAACCACGACGGCATGACGGCCCTGGAGGGCAGACACGGCCGGGTCCACCTGGTCCGCAACCACGAGAACCGCGTCACCGCGAAGATCGCCGTGCCGACCGTCGAGGGGCTCACCTACGACCCGATGGGCAAGGGCGGCTGTACGGCGCTCACGCTCGACCATCGGGGCAATGTCCTGTCGGAGCGCGTCGCCATCGCCGGCACGGCCGTCAACTGCGCGGGCGGGCACACGCCTTGGGGCACCTGGCTGACCTGCGAGGAGACCGAGGACAAGGCCGGCACGAACGGCTACACCAAGGACCACGGCTTCATCTTCGAGGTCGACCCGGCCGACCCGCACCGCTCGGGCGCCGTGCCGCTGACCGCGATGGGCCGCTTCCAGCACGAGGCGATCGCGATCGACCCGAAGCGGGGCGTCGTCTACGAGACCGAGGACGCCTTCGAGAAGCCGTTCGGCCTGTTCTACCGCTTCCTGCCCGACAAGCCCGAGGGCGGCCTCGGTTCCCTGCGGGCGGGCGGAACGCTCCAGGCGATGCGGGTACCCGGGGTGCCCGACCTGTCCGCGATCCAGGAGACGGGCGCGACCTTCGACGGCGTCGAGTGGGTCGACGTACCCGACCCGCTGGCCGCGCAGACCCCCATCCGCCTCCAGGACTTCGGCCCGAAGGGCATCACGCACGCGCAGAAGCTGGAGGGCTGCTACTGGGGCGGCTCGTCCGTCTACTTCGTCTCCTCCTTCGCCCACAGCGCGGAGGGCTCGGCGGCCGATCACTTCGGGCAGATCTGGCGCTACGACCCGAACAGGCGCCGGCTCACGCTGGTGATCGTCTTCGGCCCGAGTACCGACGTCCAGCTGCCGGGCGAGGAGCCGGACAACATCTGCCTCGCGCCCAGCGGCGGCCTGATGGTGTGCGAGGACGGCGAGGGCGCGCAGCACGTCTTCGGGGTGACCCGTAAGGGCGACGTGTACGCGATGGCACGCGGGCGCCAGAACATCGGCACGGCGCAGGAACCGGCGTGGGGCGAGTTCGCGGGCGTCACCTTCTCCCCGGACGGCGACACGATGTACGTCAACTGCTACACGCCCGGGACGACCTTCGCCGTGACGGGGCCCTGGCAGCGGTAGCGCAGGCGCCCGGTCCGTCGCACGATCGAGGGACCTGACGGGAAGGGGTGCGCGGTGGCCAAGGCCGACAAGGACACGAAGCGGAACGGCAAGGGCAAGGGCAAGGGCGAGCCGGCCAAGAGCGCCGGGAAGTCCCGGGCCAAGGCCGGACAGGCCCCCGGGAAGCCGTCCGGGAAGTCCTCCGGCTCGAAGTCGCCCGTCGCGCTTCGTGAGCTGCTGCGCATCCCCGCGGGCAAGCCCGTGAATCTTGCGTCCTTCGACGCGCGGGCGACACCCGCCGGCCCCTCCGGCAAAGCCGCCGGCCTGGAGGCGACCGCCCGTATGGGTGAACGCCTCGCGGACCTGCAGGAGCGCCTCTGGGCCTCCGGCACGGCGGGCGACCGGCGCCGGGTCCTGCTGATCCTCCAGGGCATGGACACCAGCGGCAAGGGCGGCACGGTCAAGCACGTCATCGGCCTCTTCAACCCCTCCGGCTGCCGCATCAAGGCCTTCAAGGCGCCGACCCCCGAGGAGCGCGGCCACCCGTTCCTGTGGCGCATCATGCGGGCGCTCCCCGAACCCGGCGAGATCGGCATCTTCGACCGCTCGCAGTACGAGGACGTCCTCGCCGCCCGCGTCCGCGGCCTCGTCCCGCGCCGCCAAGTGGGCGGCCGCTACGGCCAGATCAACCGCTTCGAGCAGTCGTTGGCCGAGGACGGCGTGACGGTCGTCAAGTGCTTCCTCCACATCTCGTACGAGGAGCAGCGCGAGCGCCTGCTGGAACGGCTCGACAACCCGGACAAGCACTGGAAGTTCAGCATGGGCGACATCGAGGACCGCGCCCTGTGGCCCGCGTACCAGGACGCGTACGAGATGGCGCTGGAGCGCTGCTCGACGGACGACGCGCCCTGGTACCTCGTGCCGGCGGACCGCAAGTGGTACCGCAACTGGGCCGTCAGCAAGCTGCTCCTGGAGCATCTGGAGGCGCTGGACCCGACGTACCCGAAGGCGGACTTCGACGTGGCCGGGGCGCGGGAGCAGTTGCTCGCGCAGGGGTGAGGCGGGGTTCCGGCCCCACCGGCGCCGCCCGCAAATGCGGCTGATCACCGAGCGTGCCGATCCCGCCCCCTGGGCAGGGTCTTAGGGGTCCTGCCGGGCCCATGAGCCCTTCAGGACGTCGCCCCCTAGGGACAAGGACACGGACACATGGAACGACACGCAGTCTGGGAGTTCACCGACGACCGCGGGCATGTGGCGGCCGCGGGGGACGTGCCGTTACGGGTGGTGGCCTACATACAGGCCGGCGCCACCCTGTGGGACCACGGGATACGGCCGGTGGGGATCTTCGGCTCGTTCCACGACGACGATCTCGCCGACCCGGCCAAGGCGGGGACGCTGCCGCTCGACGAGGTCGTGTACCTGGGGGCGGGCCACAGCGTGGGGCTGGAGGCGGTGCTCGCGGCCGAGCCCGACCTCGTCGTCGCCGTCACCTACGGCGGCGGTCAGGTGTACGGCGTCGATCCGGACGTGGCGAAGCACCTGGAGGAGCACGTCCCGGTCGTCGTGGTCGACGTCGGTCAGGGCCGTTCGCTCACCGCGGTCAGGGAGCGCTTCGCCGAGCTGACGCGCTCGCTCGGGGCGCGGGACCGGGGCGGGGCCGAACTGGAGCGCGCCATGCGGGAGTTGGAACAGACCGCGCGGGACAGTCCGGGGCGGGTGCTGGCCCTGTCGCCGGGCGGCCCGGACAGCGTCCATCTGGCACGCCCCGCCAAGTGGCCCGACCTGAGCGCGCTGACGGCTCTCGGCGTACGGACCGTCGAACCGCCGCAGGGGCCGGGCGCCAACTGGAACACGGCCGGGTGGGCACAGGCCGCCGCGCTCGCGCCCGACATCGTGCTCGTGGACTCCCGCGCGAACGCGGCCCCGTGCGAGCAGTACGCGGCGAACCCGTACTGGCAGCAGGTCGAGGCCGGGGCACGCCTGCTCCCCTGGAACCCCGAACTCCCGGCGAGCGAGTCCGCGCACGCGCGCTTCTTCGACCAGGTGAGCAGCGCGCTGCGGGACACCTGAGCCCTCACCTCTCGCCCACCTGGCCCGACGCCGCACCGCACACACGGCACGGTGCGCCATTAATCGCATTAATACGTTTAATGTCGCCGCGTGATGACCTATGTACGGAGATTCGCACTGGTCTGCGCCCTGGGCGCGCTGGGGGTCGGAACTGCCGCCTGCGGTGGGAGCGGCGG
The DNA window shown above is from Streptomyces sp. NBC_01445 and carries:
- a CDS encoding PhoX family protein, which translates into the protein MSEARTARTAQSPATRRQVLARSGASVAAIAFAGSLSELFAGTAAAQSLGNKGYGPLVPDPAGLLDLPAGFRYKVLSREGDPLRSGEGKVPSNHDGMTALEGRHGRVHLVRNHENRVTAKIAVPTVEGLTYDPMGKGGCTALTLDHRGNVLSERVAIAGTAVNCAGGHTPWGTWLTCEETEDKAGTNGYTKDHGFIFEVDPADPHRSGAVPLTAMGRFQHEAIAIDPKRGVVYETEDAFEKPFGLFYRFLPDKPEGGLGSLRAGGTLQAMRVPGVPDLSAIQETGATFDGVEWVDVPDPLAAQTPIRLQDFGPKGITHAQKLEGCYWGGSSVYFVSSFAHSAEGSAADHFGQIWRYDPNRRRLTLVIVFGPSTDVQLPGEEPDNICLAPSGGLMVCEDGEGAQHVFGVTRKGDVYAMARGRQNIGTAQEPAWGEFAGVTFSPDGDTMYVNCYTPGTTFAVTGPWQR
- a CDS encoding polyphosphate kinase 2 family protein; this encodes MLRIPAGKPVNLASFDARATPAGPSGKAAGLEATARMGERLADLQERLWASGTAGDRRRVLLILQGMDTSGKGGTVKHVIGLFNPSGCRIKAFKAPTPEERGHPFLWRIMRALPEPGEIGIFDRSQYEDVLAARVRGLVPRRQVGGRYGQINRFEQSLAEDGVTVVKCFLHISYEEQRERLLERLDNPDKHWKFSMGDIEDRALWPAYQDAYEMALERCSTDDAPWYLVPADRKWYRNWAVSKLLLEHLEALDPTYPKADFDVAGAREQLLAQG
- a CDS encoding ABC transporter substrate-binding protein; translated protein: MERHAVWEFTDDRGHVAAAGDVPLRVVAYIQAGATLWDHGIRPVGIFGSFHDDDLADPAKAGTLPLDEVVYLGAGHSVGLEAVLAAEPDLVVAVTYGGGQVYGVDPDVAKHLEEHVPVVVVDVGQGRSLTAVRERFAELTRSLGARDRGGAELERAMRELEQTARDSPGRVLALSPGGPDSVHLARPAKWPDLSALTALGVRTVEPPQGPGANWNTAGWAQAAALAPDIVLVDSRANAAPCEQYAANPYWQQVEAGARLLPWNPELPASESAHARFFDQVSSALRDT